GTAATTATCCACCATactggccaagtgtgggttggcagatgtcacatggtGTCGAAACTTTAATTCTTAGACCCCCACGGGCAAGGTTTATCATGTGTTTCgttttaatatcttatttgctgataaattgaaaatctatTTCCACAATGTTTACCTAAGTTAGAGGTCCTATCAACTAAAGTCATAGGAGAATACAGTCTTTTCAATAGCTAACAAGTTTATGTTCATAATTTAGGTAGATTTATTGTAGCAATTTTAACcgtatttatgtaatttaaattaccaaTGTTTAATAACTGTGTGTCGTTatcatattatcatcatcatcatcatcatcagccatatattgttcccactgctgggacacaggcctcctatgagggttcaggccataatccaccacgctggtcaagtgcgggttggcagatgtcacatgtcgtcgaagtttgaattcttggacatgccggtttcctcacgatgttttccttcaccgttttaagcagtggtgatgttatccacatgtgcagataaattgaaaaatcagtttatttcctgcacgctcgccccggtatcgaacctcgacttatcgattttgaagtccgaggttctcaccactgagccaccactgctatatcatattatatatacctttaattttatgaaataaattaatactagtGTAGGTAGTATTATgtcaaatatgaaattaataaaagaccTCATGATTGACattagattaaaatatctcCTTACCAAAGTCCATCAAATTCGGTTCAGGTATACTGGTATAGTATCAGTAGATGGTGCCAATGCTGATGCTATCATTACATgtcataaactaaaaaaaagaaaagtctACGtcatctactatataaaaataagtcgggttttccttcctgacgctataactccagaacgcacgaacggACTTctacggttttgcattcgttggaaaggtctcgagctccgtgaggtttatagcaaagaaaattcaggaatcatttcaacagaaaagtgggaaaatcatttttcacatacagccatctggtggcgaaacggagttcgccgggatTGCTAGTttgctattaaattactattatatgaCACACCTATATTTGTTAGATATACTTTAgacagatatttaaaataatactagcggtccgtgcCGGCTTTCTCTATGGTTGTATACAcccacatacatatatatcctatatacacatatagcactcagggatcaagTCATCCAACGGATAAAGAtctttaaaatcgattcagtagctTCTTAGATTAGCGCGAAAGTAAACAAGCTCtacattattatagatattacatGCAATATAGTTCAAGTCAGATGATAGTTCacaaataggtatattattaagaCTAATAAGACTCTTCTTAACTCTTATCTATCCTGGTAAAGAAGTGAAGAAAACAAGTATTATTCAAAtggttttaatgtttaatctTCCAATATAAAATACGGTAGAGTCTCCAATAGAGTTGCATGGTTATCATAACGAAGCTCAAACTATATCTTAgtaaatatgtgaaaaaaaaaacaagttttatttcaatagttttgttaatatctaatcttgcaatataaaatatggcaGAATGTCCAAAGGTGCTGGATAGTCGTACAGAGTTATTGGCCCAGTGTACTCCTGTCCGGTGTTGCCATCCTTCCACTGCCCTCGAGGTAAGTAGATGTCACGGGACACTGCACCTTCTTCTACGACGGGGGCCGAGAGAATACGTGTGCCCAGGAGGAATTCTGGAAAAtcattttgttgtttatattattacattgctacggatattttatagaatttctGGAGTTTCATAAGAATTTTGATTAGTCATCATAGACCTGGtagagtattttattatgcatGCACATTAAGGTtgctagaatttttttttttatcgaaggcagattttgaaattataattaggttttgtaatatattgattacattatgttttaataaagggGACAAAGGGATTTGGTTATTCTTTATCCGTATCCAAAGGGAAGAACAAAAGGTATGTCCAATAATTCACCCTGGGGAGCCAAATGCCCTCTTCCCCGCCCTTTCCCGTcctttccttctttccagtcgcaATTCCTAAGACACTAtctctgctctgttcatgggcgttggtgATTGTTTACGATCAGGccaaccaccagctcagttggcCGCTATGATAAAGAAAGCTGCTAGTCACCATCCCAAACAGCGAGCGCGGTGGCATCGGTCGGGTCGAGCCACCAGATGGGCGCGTTGACGGGCGCGCCGCTCCGCACGGACTCGTCCATGGCCGCCGCGATCTCGTCCGCGAACTGCGCGTGCACCTCCGTGTACTTGCGGCAGATCTCCACCGCCTGATACGTACCAATTTAAGGTTTAGTCTCATGAGGCATTTTAcacatgaataatttatttaactacacagcaaaagaaaaaaaaacaaaatccaaaatacatacaataggCCCTATGAGCTACTTACTGGATAAGTTAATTATCACAATTTACTGATTTTCTAgtgacattttaaatgtctGTTTTTTTGCGATGGATCTCTActctaaaattttataacataaattttagcAAAGTCTCAAAAGAtctttttaacataattaccCGTGTAAATCTATATTGGGAATTAATAACAGCTATCAGAccacattttaaacaaacattacctCATCATCATGGTCCCAAGGCACGAAAGAGTACTGCAGTGTAGGCATGAACACATTCACTTGCAGCCACCTCACAAACAATTCCTTGCTCGGTTTGTCATTGTACCCATTGCCACCGATCATATCTGGTAACACCAGGGTATACCCATTGAGGTTCATAGCCAAGAGAGTGGGTATCATGGTCTGGAGACCATTGTTAAAGCCCCAGTATGTGTCCTTGTCGACCATCCGCACAAACACTGGCAGATCTTGTGTTCTGCAATTATGGAAAGTAATTAAACATTGTAAGAATAATGGACAATTATTTTTCCTCACTTCTAAATATTTGTAGGTAgtcgtaataaattatagataggCGCAAAATGCGCAGTtatgtctttatatttaaaagttaaaacgaAAATGCACCTCATTCCCGATCTGACTTCAATCATAGGTCCGAATTCGGCGACAGCCCTCACATATGACTGGACAATGTGTCCGGGATGCAAGTCGATATCTCCGTTTTGGACCGGAatctaaaatgtttatttttaggaaGTTAGTAAAAGTCACGATTTCGGAAATAAGAGTTGTTGAGagttaattgttttctttttatttgtgttagtACTTTCAAAAACTTTAGTTTTGaagatatgtattttttacactgatatatttgtataatctggataattatttactgtaggtacctactactAGAAATGGTTTTCAGAAATAAGTCTTACCTGAGGAGACCAGCTCGATTCACCAGCGTCGAATTTCAAAGTATCAATATCATAAGTATCAATCAACTCCTGAACTCTCGTGGTGTACCACTTTGAAGCTTCTGGGTTGGTGAAATCGATGTATCCAGGGATGGAGCCGTTGTTGTTCCACCAGGTTGTATCTGGACTGCCTTCTTCGTTTAGAACGAGGTagctgaaataaaacaaataagaacgggtttaatataaaagatacaGTACGattcaatgttaattttaatatgaaaacaatagCTTTCTCTCATTTAGCGTAATATGACAAAAATGAGTTGAGTACCATAATTGCATCATGCTTGACTTAAATAAAACCTGAacgattaaattgaaaaaaagtgtagctagtaaataaattgaaaaacattaaGTACTAATTTCACATACCCCTTTTCTAGAGCTTCGGAGTACCAAGGTTCGCAATCCTTGTTGATAAACGGATGCACCCAAATAGCAACTCTGAAACCTAATCCCTTGATATCTTGAATAAGCTGTTTAAAGTTTGGCAATTTAGTTTCGTTCACTGTAAGAGAACCGTAGCAAACTTCCCACAAATCGTCAATTTCGAACTGGGCATTGGGGAAGCCGCTATCCTTGATTTCATTAGCGAAAGCCCAGAGGCTTTCTCGATCAATTTCCCTGGAATACCTCGCCCATGTAGACCAGATGGGGTACTGAATCATCCTATAGTCTGGGATACCGGAAGGTTGTCCCAAGTAATTGCTCACAGCGTGTTGATGGGCCACCTTCGCATTTTCGAAGAACCAAATGTCGTATTTGAGGACATTATGGGTACGCCTTGACGAATAAGGCGCTGCTACTTCAGCTATAAAACAGATGTGATTATCCATAACATTGTGGTAGTCAACAAACAGTGGTGCTTCTGGGTGAACGTAAATGTAAACACCGTCCGAATTGAGCCAGTATCTCTCTGACACAGCCGAATTGTCGTCTTCCTTTGAAATTGTTGAGTATTTATTCAGGTTGGACTTTTGAATTGGCCAGTATTGCTCCTTTTGTTCCGGTCCTCCGTACCATTGAGCGGAGCCTAATTGAAATCGAAATAATAGTTGATGTTATTcctatattttgtatgattgaaataaataataattttttaacaaaaatcagaACCGCCTTCAAGTTTTAAGAATTAGTCCAAATTTTAATAGGCAGGcaagtaaaaagttaaaaataagtatacatTCTTTTTTGTAAATCGATACTGATAATTTTTCAAGTAAATAACAgtcgtttattttaatctatcaCAAACGATACgaactcatttaaatttatttattaccaacGTCATGAGTACTTACCAAAGCTATAACAGTCTTCAAATACTCTATCACTGGGACCGTCCCACGAAACGGTTAGCTTGTAGCCTTGGATATCTTCATAGTAAGTACCAGTTACATCGAAGGAAATCTCATCATCCTCAAAGGAAATCTGGCGCCCAATGTGACCCAAAAAGTCCGGACTACCTAAGGgccaaataaaaacaatgctgCAGTATTTCCTTATCATTTCTTAAAAGTCGGAACATATTCAGCAACTCACAGTATTCATTTggattttttaagtaaaactaTTATCACGCTAAAGTTTAGGAATTAAATTGTTGACACATGCACCTTTGTCGAAATAACCATagcttgaaaaatatttagcgaataaaaaaaaatcgttaatgaggcgggattcgaacccgcgttctTGCCGGACTCTCGGCACCCGGCActcttaaaacattttttttttatttacatagcaTTTTATTGCTAAAAAAACATAGCTTAAATCGAAAATCGAACAAGACATTTTTCATCtgaaataatgttacatttgTGTATTCTGCTAAATCAACATACTCAATTTGCTTATACTTATGCACTTACTATCCGAAGGAGTAGCGATCAGTATCTTTCCACCCTCGTCATGATCCTCCGTGATGAAGGTGCGAGCGGCGGGTGCCCGGGGTATACCCAGCGCCACCGAAAGGCCTGTGTACAAGTTGCTTTTGAGAGGATTGTATAATGGTTTACCAGAACATGGTTAACCAGATATTGGTTACGAAGTGAGCGAATAGTTTTTGGTTCGTTCATTTTGTAACAGCAtgctgtataaaataaactttattatatttttgagtacaaaaatatattaagatgaatCCCATTCGAAAAAgaagtaaatataacaaaactaaTCGGATAACAGGAAATTTGATGTCGCTAAGCAGAAGAGAGATAGTGCTTAAAGttttaggtaataaataaagaaataatagtaAAGCCTGAGACCTTTTGGTGAGCTAACATTTTCCATAGAGAATTCCATACAAGTTCCATGctgtcattaaaaaaacaatactcatgaaatattatgtcttataaaaataaaagtacttaCCTGCCAACAAGACAAGCCACTTCATTTTGTACTTACAGAGATATGAGCATGATACACGTTTAgagatcaatttattatttctccaTATCACCTTTTATCTTGAACAGTTATTCTTGACAGTATCTTAAATCCCCCGTTAAAGAATCGGTAGAAACATTCTATTTCTGAGTTTGATGAAACCCAAATatgttaaaagttataaagacaatctgttgtattttttaattaataggtCTTCCGTTATtataagagagagagagatgaatttcgatatttataaagcttaattaaactaaactaCTGGgcgtaatgaaattataaggCATCTCTATTGTTTTACTGGATTGGATGCCcactataattaaaagtaaaaaaatgttgaaagcgtttttacctattttaaatttattggaaGTTGTCAGCACAGTTCAACTATCCATAAGATGTTAGTTTATAAAGCCAGAACTTTTATGTGTTTCATTTGCCAGccagaacttttttttttgttttgagcTTTTATTGTATCAGGGTATATTATGACTTTCAATTTggtaatttagaaaatataatcatacttCTGTAGTTTCATCTTTTATAAGATCAAGATAagcgtttttattaaattctatcaTACCTAGTAACCATACAACTGCCGCCGAGATCGTATTATTTCGGACACCACCACGGTTTTATCGAgtgttgatataattttgtctGATTAGATATTGTCATCTTAAAGTGTTTGTACTcacaatttatgtaatacaGATACTACATATACACTAACGCATTGATCTTGTAAGAACGAAAAACAATGCGTTACATCGTGAGAAAATGTAAGAAATCGCAATTTTAAGTCAGTTTACAATCCTACGAAACGGATTCTTataatcaaacattttttacaacatGGCTTACAATTATGGTGATATCTTcactttataaaactatattaaactcatgtttttgaaaaataaataaaacaatttcatttaaatcttaaGGGGACTGAATAAgactcattaatttttataactcaaAAGTCGGAATCATTTCTTTTGATTGGTTTCATAATTTGTGTACCTATATTGTGAATATCAGTGATGATCAAagctaaatgaaataattgttatttcgtACCTTTCTATGAGTTTTggaatcttaatatattattattaaatgtttgccttatgaaaaatattcaaaacccATAGAAACAACGTGTTTATATCTACTATGttacctatatacatatatttgtatgggtacctactatataaatataattgaacaaCATAAGCACATGCATACTATGTCAAACTGAATTTGAAGGATGTCAGGTGATTGTTTCTCTCTATTATGGCAATGACAATGTCATTACGTCTGAAACTGATATGACAATTGACACTgtcaaatttagaaaaaacaaaagcgAGCGTGAGCAACAATGGCAGATCCCCGCATCaggcaaataaaaattaagactGGCGTTGTAAAACGCATTGCAAAAGAAAAAGTCGTTTACGAAAAGGAAGCAGAGCAGCAGAAGAATAggatacaaaaattaaaagacgAGGGTCAAGACGAACATAATATCCGAAAGCAGGAGGAAGTTCTGCAAGAGTCCCTTATGATGGTCCCTGACTGTCAGAGACGGTAAGCGCttatttttcgtatatttCTCTGTTTGGTGCTGATACTCTAACACTTTTTGAATGATGACTTAGCGTAAATTGTCTTACAAATGACTTTGATTTCACATGTGTGCTGAGGTTATGTTCTGCggttaacatttttgttacatGATTCATTAGTAAGATTGGCGAAATCTGAGAGTAGAGTGAGAGAGTAATCAGAGTGTAAACTgtttatattagtatgaattctatgaatacttttttaaattgtttatttacaatcgCAAATTTCAGACTAATGAAAGCATATACAGACCTTAAATCAACACTGGAAACAGAACAGGACCTAAAAGAAAACGAAGACTACCAAACAGCAGAGCAAGTGCTGAAAGACGCTGAAGGCCAGCTGCCCGAATCAACCTAAACCTAgcttgtatatttttctaatagtattataattatattaacaatcaTGGCTTATTATcgaaacttttataatatttatcatggAAGCAATTCTACATTCCAAAATGAATATCCAAACGCATTACCCACTCCTCCACCCCCTCCTATCACGCCTTTTTCTTTAACGCCTAATTTATCTGATCaagaattcataaaaaaatttgaacgTCACATAAAATCATCTTCTCACATCAAgccaaaaaatacaaatatgggGCAACTAAAAGAAAAGCTTTCAACTTTAATGTTGCAATTGAAAGAAATACAAGATAAACACAAGAAGTTATCAGCAAATGTTGATTATTACTCAGAAGACGAATGGAAGTCTATAATGAACgcgatttcaaataaaaagtgtgttatcaatgaattaatttcacaatttaataGTCCATATATGGAATTAGCTAGGAAATATCTCGCCAAGAGGACAGCTAAAAGGTTGCGTTTGAAAAGGTTGCAAGAAGAACGCAAAAGGGATAAAATGGATCGAAAGAGAGAGAAGGAGGAAAGATCTAGAAAGATTGATGAGGATCTGCAGAAGATTAAGGATGACATACTCAAGGCAAAACAGGTACGaaggttatttaattatattttactgtaatatatataataatgatataatatattacttacagcaatttaatcttattttttaacttttctgtgtttgtttacaactatattttatatttttagtcaaaattattgtttagcctttaatatttaaagaatatttcaagGTGCAATTCTTATGTTGCCTTATTTATAACAGAACCCATGTTAATTTGtgtaatatattcttatatataggAAGAAGAAGCTCAATTAGAAGCAGATATGGTACTCAAGGACGTAATCAGAAAGAAGAGCGATGGAAAAAAGTGTTTAGCTAAAATGGATGCCCTCATAAAGCTGCGGCAAGCTAGGCAGAACACAGCCAGGGGGAGGGGTCAGAATATTTCCGATAATGAAACTGATgcctttcaaaaaaatatcggTATtctatttaacagttttttggttttttacatttattttgtagagTAGCACATAGTTTctaatattctataattatctatgattgctgtattatgtatgatatatTAATGTTGCTTTTGAACaacttgaaattttaaatttgtaacattatCTTTCtctataacatattaatgaCTGCATAATatcgaatatataaattctcatGTCACAATGTTAATTACCATACTCTTCCACAACAGCTGGACcaattgttatgaaattttgtgtgcatatcgggtatgtgtGAGAATTGGCCAACATCAATTTATCATACCCTAAATTATAAGTGTAAGACAGTACAGTGTTTGCCAGGTCGGCTAGTAGTATATAAGACAAACTTTACCTTAGTACCAATTCAATCAAATTATCTTGTATCTTGCTTTGACATATCATTGTgaatcaacatttttattattttttcaatatatcaacatttttaattttcccagaaaaattaaaaaccatatGGACGCAAAGACTAGAACTATATGATAAAGAAGAAACCAGTCTACGGTCTCAGCTGACCAAAGCTAACAGTGAACCAGTTGaagaaacaatacaaattgaaACTGTACTGGGCACTTGGAGGCAGGTGCTATTTGGTGGGGGGAACCCACAGGTTGATTTTAATGGAGATATTGATAAGTTTGTTTCTGTCAGGTTGGTACTTTTTGTATATAGTTGTTAATCGATACTGATGTTATAAAGTGGTTTACTGGAACTACTGGGTCAAATcgaataattagtttattttctgAGGAAGACTCAATAAAATCATCCATGACCATGGGTGAAACCATCATGCACACACCTGGTTTCATATGGTTTGTGAATGTGTGGTTAGTTTGATGATCTTGGGTACCTAACACATACAAACTTACACATTAAATGAgaagaaatatgaaaaatattactattcaTTTAGATATCTAATGGagaattttcattgttttaggTCTCATTGGGATCAATACATTGATAGTGAAGGCACTCCACTTCCAATTGGATGGGTTGTCAACATATAAGttggattttattttcaggCTTTCAATACATTTGATATTGCATTTACATTGCttcctaataaataatttgatagatgtagttgttttatttagacaTCCAAAACTGTGCCCAAAAgtacagtatttttaatttgtatacagGGATTATGGGTAATTGTGAATGACTTAATTTTCCACATTTAACAcatgaacaattttttatttacaatacctTCAAATcttcagaaaaaaaacatgctGTGTATCCAAgtctttattcttttttttacgaaaattaCTTGTAAAAACACACCAAACGCATCACCATTACGTTAAATTACAttgcatacatttaaaatctatGGACTAAATTAACTGACAGCGCGccaaaatttaattagtaaGTGGTGTTTAAAACTAATCttgtattaaagtttttagagtgcccataatattataaaatattatcgcagttcaattaaataattacatacagaTGTTTAtccaacaattttaaatatgtatttagcaATTTTGAGCGacaattttctttgaaaagATTTTGTGAAcattattagaatttatttcttgtatatGGTGTCaaagctaaaaattaaatcatttcaagGTTGCTCCCGAAACACGACgagtttttatattcatagtcTTACATTTCCACTCATTAAGAATCTTATAAGTAAAACCTACATTACATCGAATTGAGGTAATACGGCTTCATACCATACTACAAAGTAGAacagactataaaatatatgatacattttaatgctGCAGAAATCGTACTTGCTTTCTTTAGTTTGTAGGCTGTTCCACGTTAAGTATTCAACtcacattttttatcattatggatctaatattattataaacactaaggttcttaaaataattgccAATAATTAGCGCTCACTTTCGTAACTTTGTAATTTTCCCTCCCAAATTATTTGACTTTTGACATTAAAATGTTGCTATCAAATGTTAcagttgttttttaatgtgaCAGCTTTTAGTGACcgttaaatcaataattgattatcaaaatttatgtacTGACGACATAGCTAAAATTTGGAAACTGCATCTCAAATGATAATCACTCGAGCATAGAAATTTCGTtatccaataatttataatttgcccttataatatctataattatatatttttaaagtaatgaactttttttttgtattgcatttcaaatttaaaaaaaaacttgaaatatttttttatcggaATAAAGTAATACAATACATAGCTTCTTCACTATATTTTCTACTCTTTTATCGAAAGATTTCATCGctcaaataaatcattttaaaaaaattaacaaaaatcaaattataccCACACGACTcccatttttttgtttaacacGTTGGCTGCTGAAACACACCAGGTGTGTAAAAATGCTTGGAACCAAGGATGCGGCTTTACACGCCTAGCNNNNNNNNNNNNNNNNNNNNNNNNNNNNNNNNNNNNNNNNNNNNNNNNNNNNNNNNNNNNNNNNNNNNNNNNNNNNNNNNNNNNNNNNNNNNNNNNNNNNNNNNNNNNNNNNNNNNNNNNNNNNNNNNNNNNNNNNNNNNNNNNNNNNNNNNNNNNNNNNNNNNNNNNNNNNNNNNNNNNNNNNNNNNNNNNNNNNNNNNNNNNNNNNNNNNNNNNNNNNNNNNNNNNNNNNNNNNNNNNNNNNNNNNNNNNNNNNNNNNNNNNNNNNNNNNNNNNNNNNNNNNNNNNNNNNNNNNNNNNNNNNNNNNNNNNNNNNNNNNNNNNNNNNNNNNNNNNNNNNNNNNNNNNNNNNNNNNNNNNNNNNNNNNNNNNNNNNNNNNNNNNNNNNNNNNNNNNNNNNNNNNNNNNNNNNNNNNNNNNNNNNNNNNNNNNNNNNNNNNNNNNNNNNNNNNNNNNNNNNNNNNNNNNNNNNNNNNNNNNNNNNNNNNNNNNNNNNNNNNNNNNNNNNNNNNNNNNNNNNNNNNNNNNNNNNNNNNNNNNNNNNNNNNNNNNNNNNNNNNNNNNNNNNNNNNNNNNNNNNNNNNNNNNNNNNNNNNNNNNNNNNNNNNNNNNNNNNNNNNNNNNNNNNNNNNNNNNNNNNNNNNNNNNNNNNNNNNNNNNNNNNNNNNNNNNNNNNNNNNNNNNNNNNNNNNNNNNNNNNNNNNNNNNNNNNNNNNNNNNNNNNNNNNNNNNNNNNNNNNNNNNNNNNNNNNNNNNNNNNNNNNNNNNNNNNNNNNNNNNNNNNNNNNNNNNNNNNNNNNNNNNNNNNNNNNNNNNNNNNNNNNNNNNNNNNNNNNNNNNNNNNNNNNNNNNNNNNNNNNNNNNNNNNNNNNNNNNNNNNNNNNNNNNNNNNNNNNNNNNNNNNNNNNNNNNNNNNNNNNNNNNNNNNNNNNNNNNNNNNNNNNNNNNNNNNNNNNNNNNNNNNNNNNNNNNNNNNNNNNNNNNNNNNNNNNNNNNNNNNGCCCTCCGCCTCCTCGTCGGGGAACTGGCGCGTTAGTATATCCTTTTTATTCAGacacttttttctttttgggaatattaaaggtaaaaaaaaatctatcggCGGGATACGAAACCGCGTTAttggacatttttttttattgaatagtgAGTGTATTTCGTCACACGTGac
Above is a window of Zerene cesonia ecotype Mississippi unplaced genomic scaffold, Zerene_cesonia_1.1 Zces_u009, whole genome shotgun sequence DNA encoding:
- the LOC119839180 gene encoding tubulin-specific chaperone A, coding for MADPRIRQIKIKTGVVKRIAKEKVVYEKEAEQQKNRIQKLKDEGQDEHNIRKQEEVLQESLMMVPDCQRRLMKAYTDLKSTLETEQDLKENEDYQTAEQVLKDAEGQLPEST
- the LOC119839196 gene encoding myogenesis-regulating glycosidase-like; its protein translation is NNTISAAVVWLLGLSVALGIPRAPAARTFITEDHDEGGKILIATPSDSSPDFLGHIGRQISFEDDEISFDVTGTYYEDIQGYKLTVSWDGPSDRVFEDCYSFGSAQWYGGPEQKEQYWPIQKSNLNKYSTISKEDDNSAVSERYWLNSDGVYIYVHPEAPLFVDYHNVMDNHICFIAEVAAPYSSRRTHNVLKYDIWFFENAKVAHQHAVSNYLGQPSGIPDYRMIQYPIWSTWARYSREIDRESLWAFANEIKDSGFPNAQFEIDDLWEVCYGSLTVNETKLPNFKQLIQDIKGLGFRVAIWVHPFINKDCEPWYSEALEKGYLVLNEEGSPDTTWWNNNGSIPGYIDFTNPEASKWYTTRVQELIDTYDIDTLKFDAGESSWSPQIPVQNGDIDLHPGHIVQSYVRAVAEFGPMIEVRSGMRTQDLPVFVRMVDKDTYWGFNNGLQTMIPTLLAMNLNGYTLVLPDMIGGNGYNDKPSKELFVRWLQVNVFMPTLQYSFVPWDHDDEAVEICRKYTEVHAQFADEIAAAMDESVRSGAPVNAPIWWLDPTDATALAVWDEFLLGTRILSAPVVEEGAVSRDIYLPRGQWKDGNTGQEYTGPITLYDYPAPLDILPYFILQD
- the LOC119839179 gene encoding regulator of nonsense transcripts 2-like gives rise to the protein MAYYRNFYNIYHGSNSTFQNEYPNALPTPPPPPITPFSLTPNLSDQEFIKKFERHIKSSSHIKPKNTNMGQLKEKLSTLMLQLKEIQDKHKKLSANVDYYSEDEWKSIMNAISNKKCVINELISQFNSPYMELARKYLAKRTAKRLRLKRLQEERKRDKMDRKREKEERSRKIDEDLQKIKDDILKAKQEEEAQLEADMVLKDVIRKKSDGKKCLAKMDALIKLRQARQNTARGRGQNISDNETDAFQKNIEKLKTIWTQRLELYDKEETSLRSQLTKANSEPVEETIQIETVLGTWRQVLFGGGNPQVDFNGDIDKFVSVRSHWDQYIDSEGTPLPIGWVVNI